Proteins from a single region of Nasonia vitripennis strain AsymCx chromosome 5 unlocalized genomic scaffold, Nvit_psr_1.1 chr5_random0006, whole genome shotgun sequence:
- the LOC116417927 gene encoding uncharacterized protein LOC116417927: MSDKESLEVTKLEGSNNYTQWKFEVQIALEGKDLFGYVDETEKKPGADKTAELKVYNKSEMWDKLSELYGDTSADAKQAAWKKFYAFHITEDETVRVQLERFESTVKKLDEIDKKPSEEAIVSKLLSSLPEKFELFTVAWECTPKNDQTQKTLIARLIKEDSRLAEKEATTLALRVKNASLNEAKSDKKEDALQERH, encoded by the exons ATGTCTGACAAAGAGAGCTTAGAAGTTACAAAGCTTGAAGGTTCGAACAACTACACGCAGTGGAAGTTCGAAGTGCAGATCGCGCTAGAAGGCAAGGATCTATTCGGCTATGTAGACGAAACGGAGAAGAAGCCAGGAGCGGATAAAACCGCCGAACTCAAAGTTTACAATAAATCG GAAATGTGGGACAAGTTGAGCGAATTGTACGGCGATACAAGTGCTGACGCCAAGCAAGCTGCTTGGAAGAAATTTTATGCATTCCACATTACCGAGGACGAGACAGTGAGAGTGCAGTTAGAGCGATTCGAGAGCACTGTGAAAAAGTTAGATGAAATCGATAAGAAGCCTTCCGAGGAGGCTATCGTATCGAAATTGCTCAGCAGTCTGCCAGAAAAGTTTGAACTTTTCACGGTAGCTTGGGAATGCACGCCCAAGAATGATCAGACGCAAAAGACGCTCATAGCCAGATTAATCAAGGAAGATAGTCGGCTTGCCGAAAAAGAAGCGACAACGCTTGCGCTTCGTGTGAAAAACGCATCGCTGAATGAAGcaaaaagtgataaaaaagAAGACGCGCTCCAAGAAAGACATTGA